From Micromonospora rhizosphaerae, the proteins below share one genomic window:
- a CDS encoding HypC/HybG/HupF family hydrogenase formation chaperone: MCLGIPGEIVEIKAGHDDLAVVAVVGVRRAINIGLLGADQVGIGDWVLVHVGFAMSKIDEAEAAATLAMLEGLGQAYTDELQALAESDIS, encoded by the coding sequence ATGTGTCTAGGTATCCCGGGCGAGATCGTGGAGATCAAGGCCGGCCACGACGATCTCGCCGTCGTCGCCGTCGTGGGCGTTCGGCGCGCTATCAACATCGGCCTGCTCGGTGCGGACCAGGTGGGCATCGGCGACTGGGTGCTCGTCCACGTCGGGTTCGCCATGTCCAAGATCGATGAAGCCGAGGCGGCCGCCACATTGGCGATGCTGGAAGGCCTCGGACAGGCGTACACCGACGAGTTGCAGGCGCTCGCCGAATCCGACATCAGCTAG
- a CDS encoding DUF5947 family protein — protein sequence MTAGALRRTIRRAAERAARVECCGLCAGAVGPEHRHLLDEQDGTLMCACTPCSLLFDRDAAGGVRYRLVPTHRTRLAEVPVEPLNVPVGLAFFVKQGNGRVVAHYPGPLGTTQSEVTASAWRSVEARSPALSELRPLVEGFLIWTGYRSGRDQHWIVPVEDCYRLVAVIRQNWGGLSGGSNVWREIARFFDDLGRRVADPRMTFEEGGAGMGEIRVGKPDVELDAPAHTKGVEEGNSVRRRQAGHHADGTVDARRSTGIQPKKHDPILPIMPNLPPG from the coding sequence ATGACGGCGGGCGCGCTGCGGCGGACGATCCGTCGCGCGGCGGAACGCGCCGCCCGGGTCGAGTGCTGCGGATTGTGCGCCGGCGCGGTCGGTCCGGAGCACCGGCACCTGCTGGACGAGCAGGACGGCACCCTGATGTGCGCCTGCACGCCGTGCTCGCTGCTCTTCGACCGCGACGCGGCGGGTGGCGTCCGGTACCGGCTCGTCCCCACCCACCGGACCCGGCTGGCGGAGGTCCCGGTCGAGCCGCTGAACGTGCCGGTCGGCCTGGCGTTCTTCGTCAAGCAGGGCAACGGCCGAGTGGTGGCACACTATCCCGGCCCGCTCGGGACGACCCAGTCGGAGGTCACCGCTTCCGCCTGGCGCAGCGTCGAGGCGCGCTCGCCGGCGCTGTCCGAGCTGAGACCGCTGGTCGAGGGGTTTCTGATCTGGACCGGCTACCGGTCCGGCCGCGATCAGCACTGGATTGTGCCGGTCGAGGACTGTTACCGGCTCGTGGCGGTGATCCGGCAGAACTGGGGCGGGCTGTCGGGGGGAAGCAACGTGTGGCGGGAGATCGCCCGGTTCTTCGACGACCTCGGCCGGCGAGTGGCCGATCCACGGATGACCTTTGAGGAAGGAGGAGCAGGGATGGGTGAGATCCGGGTGGGCAAACCGGATGTCGAGCTCGACGCCCCGGCCCACACCAAGGGTGTGGAGGAGGGTAACTCGGTGCGGAGGAGGCAGGCGGGCCACCACGCCGACGGGACGGTGGACGCCCGCCGTTCGACGGGCATCCAGCCGAAGAAGCACGACCCGATCCTGCCGATCATGCCGAACCTGCCGCCCGGCTGA
- a CDS encoding DUF6893 family small protein: MRRQWRLLAGLAGAIAVSVFWKELPALRRYIKIERM; encoded by the coding sequence ATGCGGAGACAGTGGAGGCTGCTGGCCGGGCTGGCCGGGGCGATTGCCGTCTCGGTGTTCTGGAAGGAACTACCCGCGCTGCGGCGCTACATCAAGATCGAAAGAATGTGA